The genome window GGGTTTCTCGCCACGCTTATTCTGATGCTCACCGGCGGCGGCCTTTCGGGCGCCGAACGCCGGATCATTGACCGCATGGAGGAAGCCTCGAGCTTTGTTATGCCGACGATCTGGACACTCTCAGCGAGGTTGCCGACTGCTTGGAGGGAAAGCGGATCCGCGAGCAGATCGAAGCGCGGGGCCTTTGCCGTGATCTCAACGCAGAGGGGAACGCCTATCGTCGCGTGATACGTTGTGATGGCTGAGCGGGCCGTCGGCGCATTTCCGATTAGATTGGCAGATGCTTCGCGCAGGGTGTTTTGAAACGCCGTGCGCTCCTGACTGCCCCGCCGCTACATGGGGGCTCAAACTGAAACTGGAAATTCAAGAATATTTTAAACGCCTTTCAGTGGCAGCACGGCCTTTGCAAGACCGTCACGCTAATTTTGACGACGCAAGGGTTTTGATATTTAATTCTTTCGTTATAAATAAGCAAATATTGAAAATCGCGCATACCACAATTTGAATTCTGTTAAATTTTTGTTAGATGCAAAAAGTGTGTAAAGATGTTCCTAATTTTCAAATCCTGAAAAAAACATTAACGGTAATCATCATGCCCTTTGGAGATCCGCAGTGAAATAGAGAAATTATAAAATATTTATAAACGGAACATTTACTGAACTCCGTAATACGTTCCTCCAACGGCTCAGGCTGCTGTCGGTGAGAAGGACCCGGCCGATATTCGCGATGGTAATCAACAGAAAAAATGAACTGACGAAAACAGCCGTTCTGAACATGAAGAGAAAAATGACATCGCTGTGTCCCGTCGTCCGATAGCGAACATAACGTTCGGCTTGCCTGGCGTCTGCAGGCTGATCATCAACCTTCCGGACGGGCCTGAGCTTGGGGATTCCTTTGGGACAAACAAGGCCTTTTCAGTTTTACGCGCGTCTCCCAAACGCCATGCCATGTCGGGGGGCGAACCGTTCCGCAGCGACCTGCATGGTCCACACCGGTCGCAGGCCTTGGCTTTCGCGGCACGATCCGCACAAGGCGTCAGCTAGGCTTCTCCAGACAAAACAGCCCTCACTTGAATTGGCCCGAAACAGGCAAGGGCCTCTCGCGCGCCGCGAAGTGGGATCGGTCCGATGCGCGCGCCTGTAATAATGACCGTTCCCGCGGAGAGCTGCATGTTCTGCCCTGCGGCATGAGTCGCGAGCCAGGCAAGGAAATCTGCAGTTCCGGTCAGGGTTGGGGTCTGTTCGGTCGTGGCGACCGGCTGCCCGTCCAGAGCCAGTGTCAGGCCGAGGGGCTGGTCCAGATCGGTTCGCCAATCGGGAATAGGGTCGCCCAGCACGATGCCCGCCGAACTGAAGCAGTCAGCCATGGCCTCCAGTGGTGGCACGGATGTCCGATCATGGTAGCGGGATGAGACAATCTCGAATGCCAGCCGGACCTCGGCAACCGCCTCGAGCGCTGCATCAGGCGTGCTTCCAGCCGGCAGGTCGGCGCCGAGGATGAAGGCGGTCTCGACCTCGATCGCTGCATCTGGGGGGAGCACCGGGAGGGTGCAGCCGCTGGCCACGACTTCGCTGCCGGGCATCGCGGCCGTGTGACGGTCGCGGCCGCCCAGGAGGGCCATCTTCCAGCTGGCACGCCCTCCCAACTGGCGCGTGACCTCGGACTGCACGGCATAGGCAGCGGTCGTATCGGGAGGCGTCACGGAAAGGCCCGCGGGGCGTGGGGCTCCGGCACGAACGTCCAGCAGCACGCGCGCGGCGGCCTTCGGATCAAAGGTCGGGGTCATTCGGACATCTCCTCGATTGCGGGCATGGTTTGGCGCGGCAGGATCGCGCCGGGATGCTGGACGACTTCAGCCGCAAGGCGGGCGGCGCGTGCAATGGTATCGGCGGGCGCAAGGCCGGCCTGACGGGCCGCCAGCCAGCCGGCGTTGAAGCTGTCGCCGGCGCCGGTGGTATCGACTGCCGCCGTTCCAACGCATGCAGAAGACTGTCGCGCCCATCTGGCAGCAGCATTGCCAAGGTCACGCCCGAGAGCACCAGCGTATCTGCCTGGTCCAGCACGGCCAACTCGTCCGGGACGGCCGCCAGGCTGTGTGGTGCAAAGATCGGTGATGCCCTCCTCGGCCAATATGTCCCTCAGAAAACCGCTCATCGCGTCATCGCCCAAACGGGAGAGATCGCCGACGCTGCCGGAAGCAGTCAGCCGGGCCAGGTGGATCGCGGTGTTCAGCATGTCGCCGCCCGCACGGCGGTCGAAACATCCCGGTGTTTCGGGACTGCTGGTGACCTCGATCAGGGGTTCACCTGTGCAGAGGAACTCCATCTCAGTCCTCATACGGTGTTGGAAGGGGGCGTCCGGCGACATGCGCCGTGATATTGTCCAGAACCAGAGCGGCCATCGCGGCGCGGGCCGCATCCGTTGCCGAACCCAGATGCGGCGTCAGCACGCAGTTCGGCGCATCAATCAGGCTTTGCGGCACGTTCGGCTCGTCGTCGAAGACATCCAGCCCGGCACCATCGCTGGTGCCTGCTTGCAAGGCGCGGGCAAGTGCCCCGGCATCGACGACCGGCCCGCGGGCGACGTTCACCAGGATGCCGTCGGACCCGAGAGCCTTCAGCACGGCCTTGTCGACCAACCCGCGGGTGTCAGAACCACCTGCGGTGGTCACGAACAGCAGGTTGCAGTCGCGCGCCAATGCCTCCGCATCGGCACGAAAGCCGTCGGGGCTGTTCGGCTTTTCGGAACGCGCGGCGTAAAGAACATCCATCCCCAGACCTCGCAGTAGATCAGCAAGCCTGTGCCCGATGCGGCCATAGCCCAGAATGCCGGCGCGCCCCTGGATCACGGGCCTGCCAAGCGCGGGTTTTTCGCCCGCGGCCCATGACCCCGCCCGGACAAAGCGGTCGCCCTCGGCGATGCGGCGTCCCACGGCCAGTGCAAGACCAAGCGCCATCTCGGCCACGGCGGCGGACAGAACATCGGGTGTGGTGGTCACGCGGATGCCGCGACGGCGGGCTTGGGCCAGGTCGACCGCGTCCACGCCGACGCCATTCACGGCGATCAGCTCCAGCGCCGGCAGCCGGTCCATCTGCGCGCACGAGAGGCCCGCAGCGCCCGAAGTGAGAGCGATCCGCACATCCGTTGCAGCGTCAATATCGTAAAGAACGTCATAGTCGGCCAGCAGCCGGTCTTGCGTCTCGTCTGGCTTCAAGGAGGCAAGTGCCAGAACCTTGGGACGGTTCACGCGATCTGTCCCAGGAAATTCTGCAGACGCTCGTTCTGGGGGTTGCCGAAGAACGCCTCGGGGGCATTTTCCTCGACGATGACGCCCTTGTCCATGAAGATCACCCGGTCGGCGACAGCGCGGGCGAACTCCATCTCGTGGGTGACGCAGAGCATGGTCATCCCCTCACGGGCCAGATCGATCATCGTGTCCAGCACCTCCTTGACCATCTCGGGGTCCAGCGCGCTGGTGGGTTCGTCGAACAGCATAATGCGGGGTTTCATGCACAGCGCCCGGGCGATGGCGACGCGCTGTTGCTGGCCACCCGACAGCTGGGCGGGATACTTCTCGGCCTGCTCGGGGATCTTCACGCGCTCCAGATATTGGCGGGCCGTCGCCTCGGCCTCGGCGCGGGGGATCTTCCGGGTCTTCATCGGTGCCAGCATGCAGTTTTCCAGCACCGTCATGTGCGGAAACAGGTTGAAGGACTGGAAGACCATGCCGACATCCTTGCGAACCTTGGCCACGTTGTCGCTGCCCGTCAGCGCGATCCCGTCCACGACGATCTGGCCGGATTGGATCGCCTCCAGCTGGTTGATGGTGCGGATCAGGGTTGACTTGCCCGACCCCGAGGGACCGCAGATCACGATCCGCTCTCCGCGCTCGACGGTCAGGTCGATGTCGACGAGCGCATGGAAGGCGCCGTAATACTTGTTGACGGCGCGCATGGTGATGGCGTGTTCGGTCATCGCGGGTCCCCTTGGGAAAGGGCGCCCGGCCACAAGGGCCGGGCGCGTCCGGTCACTCCGCAGTTGCGACGAAGTCGGGCAGCGGCTCGCCCAACCATTCCTGATGGATGGCGTCCAGCGTGCCGTCGGTGCGCGCCGCGGTCACGAAGGCGTTGATTTCCTCCAGAAGCGCGTCCGAGTCCGGGGCGACGGCAATGCCCTGCACCTGACTGGACAGGTCGAACTTCTTGTCGAAGCGGTCACCTGCCACGCCCGCGATCTGGGAAAAGACCACGTTCGAGAGCCCGATTGTCTGCACCTGCCCCGACATCAGTGCCTGCACCGCGCTTGCATCGTCGTCAAAGCGGCGGATCTCGGTCCCTTCGGGCGCCACGTCGGTCACGCCTGTGTCCTGAGTGGAGGCCCGGGCGACCGCGATGGACTTGTCGGCCAGATCCTCGGGGCCCGCCACCGTCACATCGGCGCCACCATAAACGCCGATGGCAATGCCCGCATAGGGGGTCGAGAAATCCACGCGCTCGGCCCGTTCGGCGGTGATGCCAAGCGACGCGACCAGAACGTCCACCTGCCCCGACAGCAGATAGGGGATGCGGTTGGGGCCAGTGACTGGCACGATCTGCGCCTCGACCCCAAGATGTTCGGCCAGCGCCATGGCGACGTCGGCATCATAGCCATCGGGAGTGCCCGAGGCATCCTGAATGCCGAAGGGCGGGAAATCGACCAGCATGCCGATGCGGATGGTTCCCGCATCGCGAACAGCCTGAAGATCGGCAGCCAGCGCCGGGGCGGTGATCAGGGTGGTGGCCGCAAGGGCCGCGAACAGGCGACGGGTCAGTCTCATGGTCTTCTCCTCCTCGAAAAAACTCAGCGGGTGATGGCCAGGCGCATCCGGGCCTCCATCCGGCGGGCCAGCAGCGACAGCGGCCAGCACAGAATGAAATAGAGCGCGGCGACCGTGCCAAACACAAGGAAGGGCTGGAATGTCGCGTTGTTGACGATCTGGCCCGCGCGGGTCAGTTCGGTGAAGCCGATGATCGAGGCC of Paracoccus liaowanqingii contains these proteins:
- a CDS encoding amino acid ABC transporter ATP-binding protein, producing the protein MTEHAITMRAVNKYYGAFHALVDIDLTVERGERIVICGPSGSGKSTLIRTINQLEAIQSGQIVVDGIALTGSDNVAKVRKDVGMVFQSFNLFPHMTVLENCMLAPMKTRKIPRAEAEATARQYLERVKIPEQAEKYPAQLSGGQQQRVAIARALCMKPRIMLFDEPTSALDPEMVKEVLDTMIDLAREGMTMLCVTHEMEFARAVADRVIFMDKGVIVEENAPEAFFGNPQNERLQNFLGQIA
- a CDS encoding PfkB family carbohydrate kinase; translated protein: MEFLCTGEPLIEVTSSPETPGCFDRRAGGDMLNTAIHLARLTASGSVGDLSRLGDDAMSGFLRDILAEEGITDLCTTQPGGRPGRVGRAGPGRYAGALGRDLGNAAARWARQSSACVGTAAVDTTGAGDSFNAGWLAARQAGLAPADTIARAARLAAEVVQHPGAILPRQTMPAIEEMSE
- a CDS encoding transporter substrate-binding domain-containing protein; translation: MRLTRRLFAALAATTLITAPALAADLQAVRDAGTIRIGMLVDFPPFGIQDASGTPDGYDADVAMALAEHLGVEAQIVPVTGPNRIPYLLSGQVDVLVASLGITAERAERVDFSTPYAGIAIGVYGGADVTVAGPEDLADKSIAVARASTQDTGVTDVAPEGTEIRRFDDDASAVQALMSGQVQTIGLSNVVFSQIAGVAGDRFDKKFDLSSQVQGIAVAPDSDALLEEINAFVTAARTDGTLDAIHQEWLGEPLPDFVATAE
- a CDS encoding NAD(P)-dependent oxidoreductase, with product MNRPKVLALASLKPDETQDRLLADYDVLYDIDAATDVRIALTSGAAGLSCAQMDRLPALELIAVNGVGVDAVDLAQARRRGIRVTTTPDVLSAAVAEMALGLALAVGRRIAEGDRFVRAGSWAAGEKPALGRPVIQGRAGILGYGRIGHRLADLLRGLGMDVLYAARSEKPNSPDGFRADAEALARDCNLLFVTTAGGSDTRGLVDKAVLKALGSDGILVNVARGPVVDAGALARALQAGTSDGAGLDVFDDEPNVPQSLIDAPNCVLTPHLGSATDAARAAMAALVLDNITAHVAGRPLPTPYED
- a CDS encoding fumarylacetoacetate hydrolase family protein, encoding MTPTFDPKAAARVLLDVRAGAPRPAGLSVTPPDTTAAYAVQSEVTRQLGGRASWKMALLGGRDRHTAAMPGSEVVASGCTLPVLPPDAAIEVETAFILGADLPAGSTPDAALEAVAEVRLAFEIVSSRYHDRTSVPPLEAMADCFSSAGIVLGDPIPDWRTDLDQPLGLTLALDGQPVATTEQTPTLTGTADFLAWLATHAAGQNMQLSAGTVIITGARIGPIPLRGAREALACFGPIQVRAVLSGEA